In one Brassica oleracea var. oleracea cultivar TO1000 chromosome C9, BOL, whole genome shotgun sequence genomic region, the following are encoded:
- the LOC106318973 gene encoding autophagy-related protein 18h-like isoform X3, producing MKSSSTKANINNGVNHQTTNGFLPNSLKFISSCIKTASSGVRSASASVAASLSPDSQEPKDQVLWSSFDRLHTSESCFKNVLLLGYANGFQVVDIDDATNVSELLSRRDDPVTFLQMQPLPPRCGGVEGFRSSHPILLAVADESNGSVRNVYDYPLALSPTVVRFYSLRSHNYVHVLRFRSTVYMVRCSPRIVAVGLGSQIYCFDALTLQNKFSVLSYPVPQLGNQGISEVKIGYGPMSVGPRWLAYASNSPFSSSIGRLSPQNVTPGVSPSTSPSGGNLVARYAVESSKHLAVGLLSLGDKGYKTISKYCQDLKHDGPSSSLSSSPGWKVGRVAASSAESDVAGTVIIKDFESRATIAQFRAHTSPISALCFDPSGSLLVTASIHGNNINVFRIMPSKNGQTYDWSSAHVPLYKLHRGMTSAVIQDICFSSYSQWIAIVSSKGTCHIYVLSPFGGENVLEIRNSHVDGPTLAPTLSLPWWSSPSFMTTQFLSPPPASVILSVVTRIKCNNFFLATSSAIGKQTSFPSGCLAAVFHQSVQSSAHALDYLLVYTPSGHVVQYKLVPSLGGDQPESNSRIGGAAEEELRVKVEPLQCWDVCRKTNWPEREENICGLTFDGRKISEDVARPLHVYLANAEVMINSGRKPIWQNSEISFYPMLNDGKKMNLHHHHGGGEIEIEKVSANEVDIRRKDLLPVFDHFHSVYSSMRRGFYVERDSDSSSSSDPGQVKAGMAYTESEERSGSITFKQPVVSISSAVKDSDYTIEDAHMLLKNASLPAETTIENSSGTSGDSNVSSNRSDLSMNAEGEESEEGAIDGSPDFQQFFEETAKEAEDKDDPSDQRKLDDDNDDDGDDDDDMLGGVFAFSEEG from the exons ATGAAGAGCAGCAGCACCAAGGCCAATATCAACAACGGAGTTAATCACCAGACGACCAATGGCTTTCTGCCTAATTCGCTAAAATTTATCTCTTCCTGTATCAAAACCGCTTCCTCCGGCGTACGCTCAGCTAGCGCTTCCGTCGCTGCTTCTCTCTCGCCCGATTCTCAGGAGCCTAAGGATCAG GTGTTGTGGTCATCCTTTGATAGATTACACACGAGTGAATCTTGTTTCAAGAACGTTCTTCTACTCGGTTACGCCAACGGGTTCCAAGTCGTTGATATCGATGATGCAACCAATGTCAGTGAGCTTTTGTCGAGGCGGGATGACCCCGTTACGTTTCTTCAGATGCAGCCTTTGCCTCCTAGATGTGGAGGAGTCGAAGGGTTCAGATCATCGCATCCTATACTTTTAGCAGTTGCTGATGAATCCAATGGCTCAGTTAGAAATGTTTATGATTATCCTCTTGCACTCTCCCCCACTGTTGTGCGGTTCTATTCACTTAGATCTCACAACTACGTTCATGTTTTGAGATTCCGTTCTACTGTTTATATGGTCAGATGCAGTCCCAGGATTGTAGCTGTTGGCCTTGGTTCACAG ATTTACTGTTTTGATGCACTTACACTCCAAAACAAATTCAGCGTGCTCTCGTATCCGGTTCCTCAGCTTGGAAACCAAGGGATATCTGAGGTCAAAATCGGATATGGTCCGATGTCAGTGGGACCGAGATGGTTAGCTTATGCTTCCAACAGTCCTTTTTCATCTAGTATAGGTCGCCTGAGCCCTCAGAATGTTACACCTGGCGTCAGTCCATCTACGTCTCCAAGTGGTGGTAATCTAGTGGCGAGGTACGCCGTGGAATCTAGTAAGCATCTGGCAGTGGGTTTACTCAGTTTGGGTGATAAGGGTTACAAGACTATATCTAAATACTGTCAAGATCTCAAGCATGACGGTCCTAGTTCTTCTCTTTCCTCCAGTCCTGGCTGGAAAGTTGGTCGGGTGGCTGCATCTTCAGCTGAGTCAGATGTTGCTGGAACG GTTATTATCAAGGATTTTGAATCTCGAGCTACTATAGCACAGTTCAGGGCTCACACTAGTCCAATATCGGCGCTTTGTTTCGACCCAAGTGGCTCTCTATTAGTAACGGCCTCGATCCACGGTAACAATATTAACGTTTTCCGGATTATGCCTTCAAAGAATGGCCAAACCTATGATTGGAGCTCCGCACATGTGCCTCTTTACAAACTACATCGTGGCATGACATCAGCT GTAATACAAGATATTTGCTTTAGCAGCTACAGTCAATGGATTGCTATTGTGTCATCTAAGGGAACCTGCCATATTTATGTTTTATCCCCTTTCGGTGGAGAAAATGTTCTTGAGATACGGAACTCTCATGTCGATGGACCAACACTTGCTCCAACCTTGTCCCTGCCATGGTGGTCGAGTCCATCGTTTATGACCACCCAGTTTTTGTCTCCACCGCCAGCATCGGTAATTCTTTCTGTTGTTACCCGAATCAAATGCAACAATTTCTTCCTTGCTACAAGTTCAGCTATAGGAAAACAAACGTCCTTCCCTTCTGGCTGTCTCGCTGCTGTTTTCCATCAATCCGTGCAGTCGTCAGCTCATGCTTTGGACTATCTACTGGTTTACACTCCGTCCGGTCATGTAGTTCAGTACAAACTTGTTCCATCTCTTGGAGGAGACCAGCCTGAGAGCAATTCGAGAATTGGAGGAGCAGCTGAAGAGGAACTGAGAGTGAAAGTCGAACCTCTTCAGTGTTGGGATGTCTGCCGGAAAACAAATTGGCCTGAGAGAGAGGAGAACATATGTGGACTTACTTTCGATGGACGGAAAATTAGTGAAGATGTAGCGAGGCCTCTGCACGTTTATCTTGCTAATGCAGAGGTGATGATAAACTCCGGAAGAAAACCAATCTGGCAAAACTCAGAG ATATCTTTCTATCCGATGTTAAATGATGGAAAGAAGATGAATTTGCATCATCATCATGGAGGCGGGGAGATCGAAATCGAGAAAGTATCTGCAAATGAGGTTGATATCAGAAGGAAGGATCTGCTTCCGGTGTTTGATCATTTTCACAGTGTGTATTCTAGTATGCGCAGAGGATTTTATGTGGAAAGAGATTCAGATTCTTCTTCTTCTTCTGATCCTGGACAAGTTAAAG CAGGTATGGCTTACACCGAGAGTGAGGAAAGAAGTGGAAGTATAACATTCAAACAACCCGTGGTTTCGATTTCTTCTGCTGTGAAAGACAGCGACTATACTATAGAAGATGCTCATATGTTGCTAAAGAACGCCTCCCTGCCCGCTGAAACAACTATTGAAAACAGCAGCGGGACAAGTGGAGATTCAAATGTAAGTTCTAACCGTTCTGATCTGAGCATGAATGCAGAAGGAGAGGAAAGTGAGGAGGGAGCCATTGATGGCTCCCCAGATTTTCAGCAGTTTTTCGAGGAAACTGCTAAAGAAGCAGAGGACAAGGATGATCCATCTGATCAAAGAAAACTAGATGATGATAATGATGATGATGGTGACGACGATGATGACATGCTTGGTGGTGTTTTCGCTTTCTCTGAAGAAG GTTGA
- the LOC106318973 gene encoding autophagy-related protein 18h-like isoform X2, whose translation MKSSSTKANINNGVNHQTTNGFLPNSLKFISSCIKTASSGVRSASASVAASLSPDSQEPKDQQVLWSSFDRLHTSESCFKNVLLLGYANGFQVVDIDDATNVSELLSRRDDPVTFLQMQPLPPRCGGVEGFRSSHPILLAVADESNGSVRNVYDYPLALSPTVVRFYSLRSHNYVHVLRFRSTVYMVRCSPRIVAVGLGSQIYCFDALTLQNKFSVLSYPVPQLGNQGISEVKIGYGPMSVGPRWLAYASNSPFSSSIGRLSPQNVTPGVSPSTSPSGGNLVARYAVESSKHLAVGLLSLGDKGYKTISKYCQDLKHDGPSSSLSSSPGWKVGRVAASSAESDVAGTVIIKDFESRATIAQFRAHTSPISALCFDPSGSLLVTASIHGNNINVFRIMPSKNGQTYDWSSAHVPLYKLHRGMTSAVIQDICFSSYSQWIAIVSSKGTCHIYVLSPFGGENVLEIRNSHVDGPTLAPTLSLPWWSSPSFMTTQFLSPPPASVILSVVTRIKCNNFFLATSSAIGKQTSFPSGCLAAVFHQSVQSSAHALDYLLVYTPSGHVVQYKLVPSLGGDQPESNSRIGGAAEEELRVKVEPLQCWDVCRKTNWPEREENICGLTFDGRKISEDVARPLHVYLANAEVMINSGRKPIWQNSEISFYPMLNDGKKMNLHHHHGGGEIEIEKVSANEVDIRRKDLLPVFDHFHSVYSSMRRGFYVERDSDSSSSSDPGQVKGMAYTESEERSGSITFKQPVVSISSAVKDSDYTIEDAHMLLKNASLPAETTIENSSGTSGDSNVSSNRSDLSMNAEGEESEEGAIDGSPDFQQFFEETAKEAEDKDDPSDQRKLDDDNDDDGDDDDDMLGGVFAFSEEG comes from the exons ATGAAGAGCAGCAGCACCAAGGCCAATATCAACAACGGAGTTAATCACCAGACGACCAATGGCTTTCTGCCTAATTCGCTAAAATTTATCTCTTCCTGTATCAAAACCGCTTCCTCCGGCGTACGCTCAGCTAGCGCTTCCGTCGCTGCTTCTCTCTCGCCCGATTCTCAGGAGCCTAAGGATCAG CAGGTGTTGTGGTCATCCTTTGATAGATTACACACGAGTGAATCTTGTTTCAAGAACGTTCTTCTACTCGGTTACGCCAACGGGTTCCAAGTCGTTGATATCGATGATGCAACCAATGTCAGTGAGCTTTTGTCGAGGCGGGATGACCCCGTTACGTTTCTTCAGATGCAGCCTTTGCCTCCTAGATGTGGAGGAGTCGAAGGGTTCAGATCATCGCATCCTATACTTTTAGCAGTTGCTGATGAATCCAATGGCTCAGTTAGAAATGTTTATGATTATCCTCTTGCACTCTCCCCCACTGTTGTGCGGTTCTATTCACTTAGATCTCACAACTACGTTCATGTTTTGAGATTCCGTTCTACTGTTTATATGGTCAGATGCAGTCCCAGGATTGTAGCTGTTGGCCTTGGTTCACAG ATTTACTGTTTTGATGCACTTACACTCCAAAACAAATTCAGCGTGCTCTCGTATCCGGTTCCTCAGCTTGGAAACCAAGGGATATCTGAGGTCAAAATCGGATATGGTCCGATGTCAGTGGGACCGAGATGGTTAGCTTATGCTTCCAACAGTCCTTTTTCATCTAGTATAGGTCGCCTGAGCCCTCAGAATGTTACACCTGGCGTCAGTCCATCTACGTCTCCAAGTGGTGGTAATCTAGTGGCGAGGTACGCCGTGGAATCTAGTAAGCATCTGGCAGTGGGTTTACTCAGTTTGGGTGATAAGGGTTACAAGACTATATCTAAATACTGTCAAGATCTCAAGCATGACGGTCCTAGTTCTTCTCTTTCCTCCAGTCCTGGCTGGAAAGTTGGTCGGGTGGCTGCATCTTCAGCTGAGTCAGATGTTGCTGGAACG GTTATTATCAAGGATTTTGAATCTCGAGCTACTATAGCACAGTTCAGGGCTCACACTAGTCCAATATCGGCGCTTTGTTTCGACCCAAGTGGCTCTCTATTAGTAACGGCCTCGATCCACGGTAACAATATTAACGTTTTCCGGATTATGCCTTCAAAGAATGGCCAAACCTATGATTGGAGCTCCGCACATGTGCCTCTTTACAAACTACATCGTGGCATGACATCAGCT GTAATACAAGATATTTGCTTTAGCAGCTACAGTCAATGGATTGCTATTGTGTCATCTAAGGGAACCTGCCATATTTATGTTTTATCCCCTTTCGGTGGAGAAAATGTTCTTGAGATACGGAACTCTCATGTCGATGGACCAACACTTGCTCCAACCTTGTCCCTGCCATGGTGGTCGAGTCCATCGTTTATGACCACCCAGTTTTTGTCTCCACCGCCAGCATCGGTAATTCTTTCTGTTGTTACCCGAATCAAATGCAACAATTTCTTCCTTGCTACAAGTTCAGCTATAGGAAAACAAACGTCCTTCCCTTCTGGCTGTCTCGCTGCTGTTTTCCATCAATCCGTGCAGTCGTCAGCTCATGCTTTGGACTATCTACTGGTTTACACTCCGTCCGGTCATGTAGTTCAGTACAAACTTGTTCCATCTCTTGGAGGAGACCAGCCTGAGAGCAATTCGAGAATTGGAGGAGCAGCTGAAGAGGAACTGAGAGTGAAAGTCGAACCTCTTCAGTGTTGGGATGTCTGCCGGAAAACAAATTGGCCTGAGAGAGAGGAGAACATATGTGGACTTACTTTCGATGGACGGAAAATTAGTGAAGATGTAGCGAGGCCTCTGCACGTTTATCTTGCTAATGCAGAGGTGATGATAAACTCCGGAAGAAAACCAATCTGGCAAAACTCAGAG ATATCTTTCTATCCGATGTTAAATGATGGAAAGAAGATGAATTTGCATCATCATCATGGAGGCGGGGAGATCGAAATCGAGAAAGTATCTGCAAATGAGGTTGATATCAGAAGGAAGGATCTGCTTCCGGTGTTTGATCATTTTCACAGTGTGTATTCTAGTATGCGCAGAGGATTTTATGTGGAAAGAGATTCAGATTCTTCTTCTTCTTCTGATCCTGGACAAGTTAAAG GTATGGCTTACACCGAGAGTGAGGAAAGAAGTGGAAGTATAACATTCAAACAACCCGTGGTTTCGATTTCTTCTGCTGTGAAAGACAGCGACTATACTATAGAAGATGCTCATATGTTGCTAAAGAACGCCTCCCTGCCCGCTGAAACAACTATTGAAAACAGCAGCGGGACAAGTGGAGATTCAAATGTAAGTTCTAACCGTTCTGATCTGAGCATGAATGCAGAAGGAGAGGAAAGTGAGGAGGGAGCCATTGATGGCTCCCCAGATTTTCAGCAGTTTTTCGAGGAAACTGCTAAAGAAGCAGAGGACAAGGATGATCCATCTGATCAAAGAAAACTAGATGATGATAATGATGATGATGGTGACGACGATGATGACATGCTTGGTGGTGTTTTCGCTTTCTCTGAAGAAG GTTGA
- the LOC106318973 gene encoding autophagy-related protein 18h-like isoform X1, protein MKSSSTKANINNGVNHQTTNGFLPNSLKFISSCIKTASSGVRSASASVAASLSPDSQEPKDQQVLWSSFDRLHTSESCFKNVLLLGYANGFQVVDIDDATNVSELLSRRDDPVTFLQMQPLPPRCGGVEGFRSSHPILLAVADESNGSVRNVYDYPLALSPTVVRFYSLRSHNYVHVLRFRSTVYMVRCSPRIVAVGLGSQIYCFDALTLQNKFSVLSYPVPQLGNQGISEVKIGYGPMSVGPRWLAYASNSPFSSSIGRLSPQNVTPGVSPSTSPSGGNLVARYAVESSKHLAVGLLSLGDKGYKTISKYCQDLKHDGPSSSLSSSPGWKVGRVAASSAESDVAGTVIIKDFESRATIAQFRAHTSPISALCFDPSGSLLVTASIHGNNINVFRIMPSKNGQTYDWSSAHVPLYKLHRGMTSAVIQDICFSSYSQWIAIVSSKGTCHIYVLSPFGGENVLEIRNSHVDGPTLAPTLSLPWWSSPSFMTTQFLSPPPASVILSVVTRIKCNNFFLATSSAIGKQTSFPSGCLAAVFHQSVQSSAHALDYLLVYTPSGHVVQYKLVPSLGGDQPESNSRIGGAAEEELRVKVEPLQCWDVCRKTNWPEREENICGLTFDGRKISEDVARPLHVYLANAEVMINSGRKPIWQNSEISFYPMLNDGKKMNLHHHHGGGEIEIEKVSANEVDIRRKDLLPVFDHFHSVYSSMRRGFYVERDSDSSSSSDPGQVKAGMAYTESEERSGSITFKQPVVSISSAVKDSDYTIEDAHMLLKNASLPAETTIENSSGTSGDSNVSSNRSDLSMNAEGEESEEGAIDGSPDFQQFFEETAKEAEDKDDPSDQRKLDDDNDDDGDDDDDMLGGVFAFSEEG, encoded by the exons ATGAAGAGCAGCAGCACCAAGGCCAATATCAACAACGGAGTTAATCACCAGACGACCAATGGCTTTCTGCCTAATTCGCTAAAATTTATCTCTTCCTGTATCAAAACCGCTTCCTCCGGCGTACGCTCAGCTAGCGCTTCCGTCGCTGCTTCTCTCTCGCCCGATTCTCAGGAGCCTAAGGATCAG CAGGTGTTGTGGTCATCCTTTGATAGATTACACACGAGTGAATCTTGTTTCAAGAACGTTCTTCTACTCGGTTACGCCAACGGGTTCCAAGTCGTTGATATCGATGATGCAACCAATGTCAGTGAGCTTTTGTCGAGGCGGGATGACCCCGTTACGTTTCTTCAGATGCAGCCTTTGCCTCCTAGATGTGGAGGAGTCGAAGGGTTCAGATCATCGCATCCTATACTTTTAGCAGTTGCTGATGAATCCAATGGCTCAGTTAGAAATGTTTATGATTATCCTCTTGCACTCTCCCCCACTGTTGTGCGGTTCTATTCACTTAGATCTCACAACTACGTTCATGTTTTGAGATTCCGTTCTACTGTTTATATGGTCAGATGCAGTCCCAGGATTGTAGCTGTTGGCCTTGGTTCACAG ATTTACTGTTTTGATGCACTTACACTCCAAAACAAATTCAGCGTGCTCTCGTATCCGGTTCCTCAGCTTGGAAACCAAGGGATATCTGAGGTCAAAATCGGATATGGTCCGATGTCAGTGGGACCGAGATGGTTAGCTTATGCTTCCAACAGTCCTTTTTCATCTAGTATAGGTCGCCTGAGCCCTCAGAATGTTACACCTGGCGTCAGTCCATCTACGTCTCCAAGTGGTGGTAATCTAGTGGCGAGGTACGCCGTGGAATCTAGTAAGCATCTGGCAGTGGGTTTACTCAGTTTGGGTGATAAGGGTTACAAGACTATATCTAAATACTGTCAAGATCTCAAGCATGACGGTCCTAGTTCTTCTCTTTCCTCCAGTCCTGGCTGGAAAGTTGGTCGGGTGGCTGCATCTTCAGCTGAGTCAGATGTTGCTGGAACG GTTATTATCAAGGATTTTGAATCTCGAGCTACTATAGCACAGTTCAGGGCTCACACTAGTCCAATATCGGCGCTTTGTTTCGACCCAAGTGGCTCTCTATTAGTAACGGCCTCGATCCACGGTAACAATATTAACGTTTTCCGGATTATGCCTTCAAAGAATGGCCAAACCTATGATTGGAGCTCCGCACATGTGCCTCTTTACAAACTACATCGTGGCATGACATCAGCT GTAATACAAGATATTTGCTTTAGCAGCTACAGTCAATGGATTGCTATTGTGTCATCTAAGGGAACCTGCCATATTTATGTTTTATCCCCTTTCGGTGGAGAAAATGTTCTTGAGATACGGAACTCTCATGTCGATGGACCAACACTTGCTCCAACCTTGTCCCTGCCATGGTGGTCGAGTCCATCGTTTATGACCACCCAGTTTTTGTCTCCACCGCCAGCATCGGTAATTCTTTCTGTTGTTACCCGAATCAAATGCAACAATTTCTTCCTTGCTACAAGTTCAGCTATAGGAAAACAAACGTCCTTCCCTTCTGGCTGTCTCGCTGCTGTTTTCCATCAATCCGTGCAGTCGTCAGCTCATGCTTTGGACTATCTACTGGTTTACACTCCGTCCGGTCATGTAGTTCAGTACAAACTTGTTCCATCTCTTGGAGGAGACCAGCCTGAGAGCAATTCGAGAATTGGAGGAGCAGCTGAAGAGGAACTGAGAGTGAAAGTCGAACCTCTTCAGTGTTGGGATGTCTGCCGGAAAACAAATTGGCCTGAGAGAGAGGAGAACATATGTGGACTTACTTTCGATGGACGGAAAATTAGTGAAGATGTAGCGAGGCCTCTGCACGTTTATCTTGCTAATGCAGAGGTGATGATAAACTCCGGAAGAAAACCAATCTGGCAAAACTCAGAG ATATCTTTCTATCCGATGTTAAATGATGGAAAGAAGATGAATTTGCATCATCATCATGGAGGCGGGGAGATCGAAATCGAGAAAGTATCTGCAAATGAGGTTGATATCAGAAGGAAGGATCTGCTTCCGGTGTTTGATCATTTTCACAGTGTGTATTCTAGTATGCGCAGAGGATTTTATGTGGAAAGAGATTCAGATTCTTCTTCTTCTTCTGATCCTGGACAAGTTAAAG CAGGTATGGCTTACACCGAGAGTGAGGAAAGAAGTGGAAGTATAACATTCAAACAACCCGTGGTTTCGATTTCTTCTGCTGTGAAAGACAGCGACTATACTATAGAAGATGCTCATATGTTGCTAAAGAACGCCTCCCTGCCCGCTGAAACAACTATTGAAAACAGCAGCGGGACAAGTGGAGATTCAAATGTAAGTTCTAACCGTTCTGATCTGAGCATGAATGCAGAAGGAGAGGAAAGTGAGGAGGGAGCCATTGATGGCTCCCCAGATTTTCAGCAGTTTTTCGAGGAAACTGCTAAAGAAGCAGAGGACAAGGATGATCCATCTGATCAAAGAAAACTAGATGATGATAATGATGATGATGGTGACGACGATGATGACATGCTTGGTGGTGTTTTCGCTTTCTCTGAAGAAG GTTGA